A window of the Pseudomonas fluorescens genome harbors these coding sequences:
- a CDS encoding DUF2388 domain-containing protein — MRSPLIAAALGLLLLADMAQAHTLVATSNIIVRASQRTIDFTSDTTTSIRDSKIIREAHDDAASFVASDGDIRGANLEAAFNTLRTRVPEARDASDQVLAEAILAL, encoded by the coding sequence ATGCGTAGCCCGCTGATTGCTGCCGCCCTTGGCCTGCTGTTGTTGGCCGATATGGCCCAGGCACACACCCTGGTAGCCACCAGTAACATCATCGTCCGCGCCTCCCAGCGCACCATCGATTTCACCTCCGACACCACCACGTCGATTCGCGATTCGAAAATCATCCGCGAAGCCCACGACGACGCTGCCAGTTTCGTGGCCAGCGACGGTGATATCCGTGGTGCCAACCTGGAAGCTGCCTTCAATACCTTGCGCACCCGCGTGCCGGAAGCTCGCGACGCCAGTGATCAGGTACTCGCCGAAGCCATCCTCGCACTGTGA